ATTTATTGTGGACACTCTACATTCTCTGGGCTGAGTAAAACTTTGTATACATCACAATGACATTGGTACTAGTTTGGCTGTTCCATtagatttattttcatttcaacccacaggtttcctctcctttttctgaATTCCAGTTCTCTGATGGGAAGGCGTCATCAGGTAATAGAACAACTGTTACAGTTTACCCCAGATATGGGCTAAACATAGACATGccctcaacagctctctcaTCTGAGCTGTCTGGTTAAATCACAGCAAACTGCATTAGCTATATATAGTCTTAGAAGAAGTAATTTATAGAAAAATTCACTTCTCAATTTGTCAGCTTTGGATGGGAATTCAAGAGACAAAtagagggcagagctcactgacTCTACTGCCTTGTACTCTACAGAGCTGTACATGATGCTTCAAAGGGACAACACCACCTACTTAGGCTTTTCTTCCCAGCCAGTAAATATGAAAGCCTCAAAGTAAAGCAAACTTGATTAGCTTTCAGCAAGCAATGCTGACCACCCTTTGTGATTAGCTGGAGAGGACAAATGGCTagaatgaaaacattctaggctAACAAACCCCACCAAATCTAGCAGGCACAGTTCACTGAGCTCCTGCAAGacaccctcctcctcttccccatctGCTATGTACGGGCTTGAATTTCAAAGCCTCTAAAATTCAGAGTGGGAAGACAACATGCTTAGTACATAGAATGAAAGTCAGTTTATGCTTTAGGATTTCTCTGGACTTACCCACATTTGTAGGAAATACACTCTCATTGTTGATCTGAAGCTCAATCCAATCCATGAGAAGATTCATATACTGGGGTGCTGGCAACGCTGTGGGTTTCTTGTACTTCATGTCATCCTGCCACCGATATTCATATTTAGGGCCTCCGGACATCACTGGGCAAGTCTTCTCTGTACAAAATTCACAGATAGTTCCATAAATGAGGTTAATCCTATTGAAGAAGTCAACCACATGGACTGCCACCCAGTCATTCAGGTCTTCTCCATTTGGCAATTGCACAGCTGCTTTCAAGTCCACACCTGAGTTCAGAGAGGCCTGTGCTCGTTTGTGAAGTTCAAACCTCTGGGTTCCAGGTTCAAACTTGCGTTTGGGGCGGAAAGTTTTGTCCTTATTAAAGACTTGCTTGAGTGCTATGGACATGTCTGCTAATTTGCTTTGCAGCAGCTAGCAGAAAAGCACAGATCCCAGGTATCTGAAAACTGTTAATTTCTTTTACAGGTCCTCTaggtctttctctttttctcagaGCAGCTTATACCAACTTCAGAGCAGTCTACTCGTTGATCCTCTTGAAAGCCTTCCCAAAAGGCTTCTTGTCCTTAAGGATATGGAAACAATATACATTAGTGGTAAACTCAGGTGTGTCCTGTCAGTTTGCTACTCTTTTACCATCACTTTTCTGGAATTATGAGCAGAAAACCAAATATATAACAATCTAGCTGTAAAAACGTGGCCAAATTCTAATCTGATGAccatttaaagggaaaaaaaaaaaagcttcttttAAAAACATTATTAAGGAATTAACTTCTCTGCCCTTTTTAAAAACCTGCCCACACAGAGGCTTTCCAGTTATCTTAAGGATAGGAATTTAATAAGTCTTGTATAATCTTCCCATCTTTAGTTCACTTTAAAACCAATCTTGTCATTCTGCAGCATTTTGAAAGAACACATACCATACAATAAACACATGAGCATACATAACACACATATAAATTCAGTAGACAAAATACTGCCAATTCAGGACTTATTTAACTGCTCCTGAAGTTCAAAAATGGTGCCTCTACATGTTTTCCATAGTTTCAGTCCTCTTCTCTGTGgtgcagaacaaaacaaaacaaaacaaaaaagcttaacccccaaaccaaaacctaaGCAAGACTTTACAATATTTGTTTCCTATTTTTAATGAACGAGCTATTTGTTCTTGCAAAATTCGCAGAAACTAGAGTGGAACCTACAGTACTGCACAGATAGAATTCTGTTTCCCACAAAACTGTACAGAGATTGTTCATTTCTTGACCCACTTTCAGGAATTCCATAGTGGTCCTAATTTCCTGTTGGATTATGGAGAAGTATTACAAAGCAATGATGAAATTGCCACATTCTTTATAGCTGTATTCATCTTTTCTATAGGGGAATGCAGAACATGGTATCTGCATTGCTCTATCTCAATTACTCTGGCCACAAAGTGTGTTTTTGTTAACAGCCAATCTGACTGAAAAAATAAACTACTGCATTAGAGTCTTGTTTGCTCTTCCATATATGTGCTGATTATTTTCTTCCGTAAACATAGGCAGTTAGGTGACAGGGTAGAGAAGAGCTAACTCAGTTAGACTTTTACTTTAGTAGTGAAGGTTTTATAATTAAAGACAGAGTAAACATCTCATGCTGTGCATTATTTAAGTTAAATAACATGGTATGTTTTAAACTTGCACTGTACCACAAAAATTCTACTGTCAGTGACAGAGAATTCTCATCATGGGAttatgacaggctgagagagttgtttttttcagcctgaagaaggcaaagctccaggaagacctaatagcagccttccagtacctgaagtgggccacCAGGAAAGCtagagagggactgtttacaaaggcctctagttataggacaagaggcaatggtgtTTAGTCAGAGTGAGGTGGAtttaaattggacattaggaataagttcttcactCTGAAGGTggaggaacactggaacaggatgtccGCACAGGTGGTGAAGCCCACATCactggagacgttcaaggtcAAGCTGTGTGCAACTtgatctagctggagatgtTTCTGCTTACTGAAGGTGAagtagactagatgacctttaaaggtccctttcaactcagtGCATGTTATGATTATGTATAGCCCATTATCTCCATTAACAGAAATCATGTCTCTTAAAATTTTACTAGGCTGTGTATGAAAAGCATTAAATTCTTCTGAAGACAGTTGTCCAAAGTTTTGCTAAGGGTCAGAAAAGAGTTCTGCCTCTTTCTTAGGCACCACAAAAAAGCAATGTGTACCTAAGCAAAGAGAATCTGTTGTGGTAGATACAACAGATTTAAAATGCCATAGAAAATTCTCTACAACAGTTGAAAGATTAGCATTCAGTCAATctgccagcaagcagcagctacacaaaaccagcacagacctgcttgcttttcatttttgctGATGGCATGACAGAGGGACACTCTGACCATGAGTTTATAAATAGTCATCGTTTCTGTGCCGCCAAAAACACAAGACCTTCAGGGGAGACAAGTGTTGTATCTGACATGACTCTTAGAGTAATTTTCAAAAACAGAGATCCTGAAACCTGATAAAGGCTGGAGAACCTGACAAAGGTTTAAACAAAACCAGCCTTGAAATAATCTAGCTAAGGGTCATTGGCAGGAAATGATGGCACTTTAAAGAGATATTTTTGCCCTATAGTTTGTCATCTGTTACCAAGACCCATAACCTCCAGGTCCCAAATGCTCAGTGACAGACAGCTGTTTATTTAAAAGCCTTTCAAGGAACAGGTGAGTACTCATGCACAGACGGAACTTGTGACTGACACACTTTGAGATGGCATGGAGCCAATGCCCCAGTTCGCAATAACAGGGATGTCAACTCCAGAATTTTACAGTTCAGGTAACTACTTATTTTTCCCATTTTAATATACCTGCCACTTCCATGTGACTACTTTCAATACCTTCTTCATTTGTAAGATTCACCAGAATATGCAAGTGTTTCTTATTCAAAATAACAAGATGATCACCAAATAAAACTGATCTTCAAAAAACAGCATTCACCACTGTTAAGACTTTTCTAAGGGAAAGACACATTTTATAAGCTACTCTTCTACTGAATTATATGGTATTAATTATCATTATATTAAATTATATTAAATATGTAGTATTTCCCACTCTTTTCCATGCATTAAGTCTGCATAAAACAAATTAATGTAAAGAAAAAGTGACCAAAAcagtcagaagaaaaaaaaatatctcagGTTTCTGTGTACAAGTTTTCACATGTTGAAATTGTCTGTAGAAACACACATACTTCATGGTCAAATTCAAAACAAAGATTAAGCCAAAAGATTACTCTGCTATGCAGCCAGATAAAACTGTTCCTTAATCCACCAATGTAAAATGAGAAGAAACAAGAATTTCCTATACACTTCCTTTCTGGAGAGCTCTTCTTCAGCATCTTGCCATAAAAGTATGGCTCTTCTTTTGTCTTTCTATCCTTTTGCACAATACAGAACTACATACTACCTTTGCTAAGCTGGGCTGCACAAGTGAAATGcactgttttgtttctcttagAGATGTAGCTCTGCTAAGAGCTGATTTATATCTCCCACTCTTAATATGTGACTGAAGGCTATGCAGAGCCAGGAGATGCATACACTTGCTTTATCATGCTTTCACGTGCAAGAGTACAAAATAGAAAAAGTGTATGATCTGAATTTTACATAAATATTGCAATGAATCAGccttctgaaatattttttgcTTCCTGAGGGTGTTTGCAATCAAACTGACCTTTGTCTTTACTCAAAAGCTAACAGAAATGGGCAAAGAATAAACAAGAATCTTGACACTCACTCTGTCACTTCTGAAACATACTGCTTTTCTACAGGTTACACAGCTGCCCTTACTCCTCCCCATGCAACCATCTTGGTTAGGCTTTTCTAAGCAGTTAAAACATTGTGACCATTCCTTCCCAGGAATAAAGATTTCACAATACTCACAAAAGGCAAAACAGCAAGCTCACCTGATCCTCAGCACAGATTAACCACAGATACTTTAGGTTTGGATCCTTCACTGGCTGAAGCTTATGGGAAAGCTCTAGGCAAAGTCTATGGCCTCTAAAAGAATCTTTACTGCTTAAGCAATAAAGTGCCAGTAGGCCACTCCTGTGCTTCACACTGAATCACTAAGTCACTGCAGGAACTCATTTACCATTAGAATTCCAACATGATGCTGCATCGTGCTTCAGTCAACAATCAATTATGAGAAGTCATTTAATCCCAGATTACATACCGTGACATGAAACATTGTAGTGTTGGACTTATAAAGCTAAGCTACTGCTTCAAAATTGTATAGCATTAGCAAAAGGCATTAGCAAAATACATCAACAAAAGGTAAGCAAAACCTGATTTTTACAGCACGGAGAATGCAGCTTTGGTTGCTGGACATCACTCTCACTTTCATGACAATTTTCACCTTATGAGAAAGACAGATACTCTCAGTTCTATTATTTCAGTTGGTTTTGGTAGAGTTACATCAGAGGTGAAATACTGTGAACAGTGTTGTGATATTGGTTAGACTGGATCACAACTCCTCGAAATCTATAGTACAGTAGCACCTGTTCTCCTTCCACATAAAATGAAAACTGACTACTGCTAATACACGTTTTGCACTCTCAAATAGCAGTATTGCCAGCAGAACTGCTCCTGACATATCTGCATCATAGGCAATAAATGCCAGCATCTGATCTTTTACGACAGGTCCTAATTACACAACAAGGCATAAAGGATGGCATTCTGGCTCATGGTTATCTAGTGGCACACAGCAACAATCTTCTGGATGGAAGTAATAAACCAGTCCCAACCCATGCAGATTGGTACCACTAGAAGACCCACCCACAACAAAGCACACACTGTGATCATGCTTGAGTCACGGATGAGTTAAAAGATACTTTCTATTAAATCACAAGTAGTATGGATGCTAAATGACACACAGTTTACAAACACATACCTTTCATCACTGCACTCAGTATTAGGTAACCTTTAGAGGGCTGCTGAGAAGGTAGCTGGTATAATTCTCATTTTGTTAATCGAGAAGTGAGGAGACCTGACTTCTCCAGAATAATAGTAAGCCATCCAAGATGCTGTCTGAAAACCAACTTTGCATCAGCTGATTTTTACATTTTTGTCTTTAAAAGATAAGACTCCATTTTGAGAACTTGCATAGCATGATTTGAAGCCAGCCCAAGCCTATAGAAAAGCACACATTTAGTCCAAACCCCATTAAGGTCAAACATTCTGGAGATATCTCATGTTTGGCTTCACACTTCATCATTCATAAAAGGGGCCATTATACTACATCAGACAACTGCGGCATCATATACGTTACATAAAGGCACATACACATTCCATGCTCCTTTCTGACTGAGCAAATGTACACCACTTCTACTTCTAGGCTTTTCTTTGAGACACAGTACTACAGAACATGTTTATTGCATAGTATGTTAAGCACATTGAAGTAAGAAGAATTATTCAAAGACAACCAAAATGCAGAAACAATAGTATTCCATGTGTCTACTTAAATTTGTGCAGTTCAGCTAAGTTAACCTGAAATtataagggaaaacaaaacaattatTTGTTAAATAGTGAAAATATCATGCTACAAAAAGACAGGAAAGTCTCCCCTTACTCACCTACAGCATACGGAAGACTGAGATATGCTTATGGCTGTGGCAGAGTTGAAAGGGAAAGACAAAAGGACCAAACCAAATTTAGGTTACTGAGAAAATATCACTCAAAAGCAGGATACACAAACCCAGGAAGCAGGTTCTGAGTGTCAGTGTATCTTTTTCTACATTTCATCCTGTCCTCATCAACCTTGAAAGCTCCATAAAGACTACGATCCCAGAATTAAGGGTGACTGATTATTACTTTAAGATTTAGAAAAAGTATACACAAATACGTATCATTTTCCTACGTGCTTGTTTGGACAGCTTCTCCATGGCTCCTACAGTGGAAGTTTTCAGGTAGCACCATCCCTACAAAGGACATCAATATCTCAGTAAATTTTGTTTATGGTTTCTATGTTATTTGCATGAAACATGGAGCATGTCAATTAATACATGAAATACCAATAGCAAACAGTAACACCCAGTGAAAGGAAGTTTCCTGATGCTTCAGGACAAGAATCTGATTTTGTATATTGCGGTAGAAATCCCAGAAGTTTTagagtaaaataaaacaaactaaAATTTTGTCTTAAAGTCCTCCCTAATAAAGGATCCCTGGCACTCCTCTaagttcttccttttcctttaaaGCTACTAGAATTACCTTACACCAATCTATACGTGAAAACCACAGTAACAACACTGCAGCCTCAAGGTATTTGGGTGAAAAATGCTGACTGGGAAGAAGTCTTCCCACAGTCAGAAACACTTCCCACATACAGCAATAACCATTCACTTGACAGGTAATAACTAGCCTTTGTTCAATTTGTGcatgggaaaaacaaaaaggaacaaGTTATTCATGAGACTAGAAAGGCCACAATTGTAAAAGATCACTGAAAACAGTGTAAATATCCATTTCATTACCAAAGTGTCAAGCCTCGCTGAGGTAAATATAAACTACATTTGATTCTTTCCTTGTTTAGACTAAAAACAACTCCACCTATTTTCCAAGGGAAAAAACtgtaaaggaaaagcaaaatgtAATAGATAACTGTCTGTGAAATTAGGTGCTTTAAAAATTAATGTAGTTATGTAACACACATCAAGCAGTAACTAAATTGGATCAGCTTCTTCCTGAAAATCTCAAAGCTAGGCTAGTATTACAGTGATGTCTGACAAAAGGAATACAATGATGCATCATGATTTTCCCAAAATATAGAGAAATTCAGAGGGATAGAATTGAAAATAATAAATGGATAAAGAACAGGGTCACTTTGTCTGTTGCCATTAGGTAACAATGGCTTGGGCAGGCATCACCGGAGAAAACATGATGTCTTCTGCCCTTTTTACACAAATACCATTAATCGTGTTATCATCAAATTTGTTGTGGGCATATTTCAGGGGCAATATGAGGTAAAACAATGCATTTTAGCATTATTTACAACCATTTAACTCACATCTGTAGAGACTACAAAAAGAAAGTGGTAGGCTTTGCTTTGAGGAAAACTATTTGTTCAAAACATTTAGAGGTTAACCTAAACCTCTGATTGATGATGTACAGCACCTGTTTGGCAGCAGTAGAATCAGGTATGACTGCTCATATCTCAAGTGTTAAGTGCTGTTTACCAAATCAAACAAAGCATGCTTATCACTATGGGGATAGATGGGCTTTAACAAAGGACTTAAATCTCAAGCAGTATCATTCTAGTGCCTTTTGCAAGTATTAACTGTAATTACGCCTCATCTGAAGTTCTGGAAAGGTACACTGAGCATCATCAATATACTAACCATATCCTGACACTTTATTCTTCACTGCAAGTTTATATTGTTAACAGCATCAATGATAACCTAGCCAGGAACAGGGCCATAAGGCTCTGCAGCATACAATTTAAGGTCAACTGAAATAGAATTACAGAGCAGGAACTGCAAGAAATGCATATGGTAATTTACACTGAAGTTCAGAGTCTATGCCTCCATCATCTAAGAATTAAAGGTCTTGACTTCGTCTACAGACTGACAATCATGTGGGGCTCTGTACAGCTATGATTTTCTTCTGAAAAAATCAGTCCTGCCTCACCTCCTCCCTTTTTACATTCCTGCCTTCTTGTCATTCTCTTTTGTGATACCTGGCCCAGCTGCCTACATATTCCCTTGCAGAAAGCTATATGAGACTTAAGATGTAAACTGCAATAATTAAACAAACCACTCATTTTTCATCCCAATTTCTTTGATCCCTAGCTTGGCCACACAGCACAGGGAAGAGGACATAACAAGGAACAATCTGTGTAGAAGGCAGAGAACAAGACAGATGAAACAGGAAAGATGCAGACACTTCAGTGAATCACAGTGTTTGGTACGATCATTTCAGACCTCCCAAACCTTTAAAGCATGTGGGGAACTCCCTTTAACTCAGGCAACTACTAAGGCTGAGGTTTGTCAGAGCGACAGATCACAGTAGAACTGACAGTGCCTCTGaatgtttgttcttttttcttgaTACACACTTGTGTTCTTCCAGTTCTATCCTTGGTTCATGGGCTTTTACTGGTCTGAGCTGTGGCTGGTACATATGCAAGTCACTAAACCACAAGTACACAAACAGCCTTTGCTTTCAGTTATCAAACCCTTATGATTTGCTACACCCTACCACCACTAACAAAGCAAAGCTTCTATAAGTGCACATGCCTTGTTTTGCCAGCTGCTGCTAGAATTATTGCTCTTGTAAACACAGCATACTGGTGGATTGGGTGGTTCAGCTTACTTGTAGGAGTAGCAACAGCACATGACTAACTTGGCTTTGTGAACAGAGCCCTCACCACAACACTGCATGGTTGTTAGTTTTGTAGGACTCTCACTGCAGCATTTGCTGCAATGGAGAACTGATATTCTTTGTTACTTTAAAAACAATACATGGAGAACGTGTGAAAGAAGTAAGAAAACATCCATGGCCtttcagagaaagaagagataCAACTTAATGTGATTCTCAGTGATAAAATATAGTTTATTCCTGCAGTTTATTCCTTTGCTGACTCCAACTTGTTTCTGATGATAAAATTTTGACTATGCTGCACACAGTGGGTTCTCTGATACTGACTTCAACAGAGCTGAGATTTTACTTCTACATTCTGAATATTCTCCACTGAAAATTCTCATCTGTCTTGAGAAGACAGTAAGAAATCCTTATTAAATTATGCTTGAAATTCACAAATCTTGTTGCCCTATTCAGCTTATTTCACTCCTCAATCTACATCCTGGCTTTTAAAAACATTAGCAACAGTGAGAGAGTCAAAATATGATTTACTGCTCACACTTGCACTCTCAGAACATCCATACAATTCTCATATAAAAGCctaaacctaagtccccagaaGCCTGTTGAAAAAATGCCAGCGGGGTATGCGAGTGACAAGAACCAGCAAAGCACGCACACACAAAATGTGGTCTCGGACTTCATATTAGAGCCTTACTCTTTTCCTTTGTGTATAGGTCAACCACAAGGCAGCTCCATGATCAGTACAACAGCTCATCTGCTAGAAGACAGCAGTTTATTCTCTAGAACTTTAAATGCCTTACTCTGACTGCAATGGCcaaattgttttatttttgatCTAAATCTTAGCTTTAGAAAACCAtgtaagaaaaggctggatggggcacatagtgctatggtctagctgactggatagggctgggaggtaggttggactggatgatcttggaggtctcttccaacctcattgattctatgattctatatgttcTGCTTCACCAAAAAAATCTAAATCATACATTTCATCTCAGTGACATTTCAATGAAAACCACTCATTTTCTTGTTCAGGGCAAGCATGCAAAAAGATGAATGTGGAACAGCCGAGTCCTGTCACATACACTATGCTGACAGAGACCAAGAACTAACACTTCTTGAAGAAAAGAGGACCTCCTGCAAGCATAGGTACTGCAAATCAGATACACAGTCAGATGACAACCATTTAGACCCGTCAGCCTTACTCTGCCTTCTACTGCCAAAGCTGGTGGATAAGGCACGGAGTAGCTGGAGACACATGAACTGTCGTAAGAAGCTCAAGATCTCAGAGATGTGTTCTGAAGGAAAGATCTTCTAACAAACCCTGTCAATTCCCAAAATAGAGAGGGTGACTTTCATCTTCAAAATCATCTGTATGTTGGTGAGAGACAAAAATTGCCTAAAATCAGGTGGGAGTCAGTAACTGAGATCAAACACATGCAGTCCTTTGGACTGACTGTCAGAAATCTAAAACTGAATGAGAGCGTAACAGGCACTAAACGCTACAGTAGCAGGACACTGAAGGTAGCTTCACTATTAACAATCGGGAGGTGGGATTTATTTGTCTTTATATAAAGCAGGCCTGCTGGCAAAATGTAGAGTTCTCTACAAAAGGAGGAATACGGGTTTAAAAGCACAATAATTCAATTGTTAATATCTTTTATTTACTTATACCTAAATCTATAACATTGTGTTGAAATGGAGCTCCACCAGCTGAAGGACCCATCATCAACTTTGAGTCACAACTCTTCATGGTCATCAGTTGGCAGCCAATcactagtggtgctccccaaggatcagtgctgggctcagtccggttcaacatctttactgatgatctggatgagaggattgagtccagcatcagtaaatttgcagatgacaccaagctaggagcaggtgtggagctgttggaaggtaggagagccctgcagagggacctggacaggctggataggtggggagaggccaatgggatgagatttaacaaggccaagtgcagggttctgcactttggacacaacaactccaagcagcactacaggctggggacagagtggctggagagcagccaggaagaaagggatctgggggtactggtggataacaggctgaagatgagccagcagtgtgcccaggtggccaggagagccaatggtatcctggcctgtatcaggaacagtgtggccagtaggacaagggaggttattcttcccctggactcagcacaggtcaggccacaccttgagtactgtgtgcagctctgggctcctcaattcaagagagatgttgagctactggaagatgtccagagaagggcaataaggctggtgaagggccaggaacacaaggcctatgaggagaggctgagggagcaggggttgtttagcctggagaagaggaggctcaggggtgacctcacttctatctacaactacgtgaagggaggttgtagccaggtaggggttggtgtcttctcccagacaaccagcaacagaataaagggacacagtctcaagttgtactggggttGGTAtaggtggatgttaggaggaagttcttgacagagagagtgattggcattggaatgggctgcccagggaggtggtggagttgctgtccctggatgtgttcaagaaaagccttgatgaggtacttagtgtcatggtctagttgactggatagggctgggtgctagataggactggatgatcttggaggtctcttccaacctggttgattctatgaaagctaaATGTATGaaacaagaggaaaataaaaaatcttTGCTGCCCATGGTTTTGATCAAAGTGGTCACTATGGCAGATATGAAAAATGGCAAGTACAGCTGAGTATGAACGTTTTCAAACAACATATAGCCAAAGTATTCGTACATTTGTCTTTTGAAGAACATAAAAGATTTCAGAGATTATAATTTTGTTTGTCAAAAATATGGTATACTTGTAGCCTAAAACTTAGCAAGTCACAAACCACAGCCTATGCAGTTAGTGGCATGGTTATAAGTGTCTAGTTGTGTAATTTGTGCTTTCAAAATTCAGAGACCATCCATTGTATTGATTTATATGT
Above is a window of Pogoniulus pusillus isolate bPogPus1 chromosome Z, bPogPus1.pri, whole genome shotgun sequence DNA encoding:
- the MOB3B gene encoding MOB kinase activator 3B → MSIALKQVFNKDKTFRPKRKFEPGTQRFELHKRAQASLNSGVDLKAAVQLPNGEDLNDWVAVHVVDFFNRINLIYGTICEFCTEKTCPVMSGGPKYEYRWQDDMKYKKPTALPAPQYMNLLMDWIELQINNESVFPTNVGVPFPKNFLQVCKKILCRLFRVFVHVYIHHFDRIMLMGAEAHINTCYKHFYYFVTELNLVDRRELEPLKEMTARMCH